The Corynebacterium simulans genome contains a region encoding:
- the ffh gene encoding signal recognition particle protein — protein sequence MFESLSDRLQTALSGLRGKGKLTEADINATAREIRLALLEADVSLTVVRAFIKRIKERAAGAEVSEALNPAQQVVKIVNEELVDILGGETRRLQLAKNPPTVIMLAGLQGAGKTTLAGKLSKHLAKQGHTPMLVACDLQRPGAVQQLQIVGERAEVQVFAPDPGTSIDSNDHEMGTSHGDPVAVAQAGIEEAKRTQHDIVIIDTAGRLGIDETLMTQARNIRDAVNPDEVLFVIDSMIGQDAVQTAEAFRDGVDFTGVVLTKLDGDARGGAALSIREVTGKPIMFASTGEKLEDFDVFHPERMASRILGMGDLLSLIEQAEATLDHQKAEEAAAKLGTGELTLNDFLDQMLMIRRMGPIGNLLKMMPGGKQMNKMAEMVDEKQLDRIQAIIRGMTPQERENPKILNASRRKRIANGSGVSVSEVNQLIERFNEAKKMMSKMAGQFGMGPGMGRSATKKKRKGRKGKNGKRKAPKNRPGGGMPGMPGGMPGMPGGMPSMEELQKLQEQMGGGGMPGMPGGMPGLPKMPKGMENIDLNNLDFGQGKK from the coding sequence GTGTTTGAGTCACTGTCCGATCGCTTGCAAACTGCCTTGTCGGGCCTGCGTGGCAAGGGCAAGCTGACCGAGGCCGACATCAATGCCACCGCGCGCGAGATTCGCCTTGCGCTGCTGGAAGCTGACGTCTCGCTGACCGTAGTCCGCGCGTTCATCAAGCGTATTAAGGAGCGCGCTGCCGGTGCAGAGGTCTCTGAGGCGCTGAACCCGGCGCAGCAGGTTGTCAAGATTGTCAATGAGGAACTCGTTGACATCCTGGGTGGCGAGACCCGCCGCCTGCAGCTGGCAAAGAACCCGCCCACGGTCATCATGCTGGCTGGTCTGCAGGGTGCTGGTAAGACCACCTTGGCCGGTAAGCTGTCCAAGCACCTGGCCAAGCAGGGCCATACGCCGATGCTGGTGGCCTGTGACTTGCAGCGTCCGGGCGCGGTCCAGCAGCTGCAGATTGTTGGTGAGCGCGCGGAGGTACAGGTCTTTGCTCCGGACCCAGGCACCTCCATCGACTCCAATGATCACGAGATGGGTACCTCCCACGGTGACCCAGTCGCCGTCGCCCAGGCCGGCATCGAGGAAGCTAAGCGGACCCAGCACGACATCGTGATCATCGATACCGCGGGCCGCCTCGGCATCGATGAGACCTTGATGACGCAGGCACGCAACATTCGCGACGCTGTGAACCCGGACGAGGTCCTTTTTGTCATCGATTCCATGATCGGTCAGGACGCGGTGCAGACCGCCGAGGCCTTCCGTGACGGCGTTGATTTCACCGGCGTCGTGCTGACCAAGCTCGATGGCGATGCCCGCGGTGGTGCGGCGCTGTCCATCCGTGAGGTCACCGGCAAGCCGATCATGTTTGCCTCCACAGGTGAGAAGCTCGAGGACTTCGACGTCTTCCACCCGGAGCGCATGGCTTCGCGCATCCTGGGCATGGGTGACCTTCTCTCGCTGATTGAGCAGGCTGAGGCCACCCTGGACCACCAGAAGGCAGAAGAAGCTGCCGCCAAGCTGGGCACCGGTGAGCTAACGCTCAACGACTTCTTGGACCAGATGCTGATGATCCGCCGCATGGGCCCGATTGGCAATCTGCTGAAGATGATGCCGGGCGGCAAGCAGATGAACAAGATGGCGGAAATGGTCGATGAGAAGCAGCTCGACCGCATCCAGGCCATCATCCGCGGTATGACCCCGCAAGAGCGTGAGAATCCGAAGATCCTTAACGCCTCGCGCCGTAAGCGTATTGCAAACGGTTCTGGCGTTTCCGTCTCCGAGGTCAACCAGCTCATCGAGCGCTTCAACGAAGCGAAGAAGATGATGTCCAAGATGGCCGGCCAGTTTGGCATGGGCCCGGGCATGGGGCGCTCTGCCACCAAGAAGAAGCGGAAGGGGCGCAAGGGCAAGAACGGCAAGCGCAAGGCCCCGAAGAACCGTCCAGGCGGCGGCATGCCAGGTATGCCAGGCGGTATGCCGGGAATGCCGGGCGGCATGCCTTCCATG